One region of Natronorubrum aibiense genomic DNA includes:
- a CDS encoding 50S ribosomal protein L40e has translation MASFEEAEKRTLEKMICMRCNARNSQKAKRCRKCGYKKLRPKAKEPRAA, from the coding sequence ATGGCCAGTTTCGAAGAAGCCGAGAAACGGACGCTCGAGAAGATGATCTGCATGCGCTGTAACGCGCGCAACTCCCAGAAGGCGAAGCGATGTCGCAAGTGCGGTTACAAGAAGCTTCGCCCCAAGGCGAAAGAGCCGCGCGCCGCATAA
- a CDS encoding MBL fold metallo-hydrolase, with the protein MDIHHVTEPAETFTCNAFLAVGAETTLVDAGAWDGIVDEIRAHTDEVDTVVMTHQHGDHVAQLEAVCEAFDPDVYAYAEHPLRTHAIDDGDTVTIGDETFEVVYTPGHADDHVSFVSQTSLFSGDVVVHDDGAFDYGSFGRTDMAGQSRERLIESIEDLLERLPDGGRASDASAASGDEQSESAGVEHMYAGHGGVFHGDVRDVVETALERAEKREPKYPDE; encoded by the coding sequence ATGGACATCCACCACGTCACCGAACCAGCAGAGACGTTCACCTGTAACGCGTTTCTGGCAGTCGGCGCGGAGACGACGCTGGTCGACGCCGGCGCGTGGGATGGCATCGTCGACGAGATTCGAGCCCATACCGACGAGGTCGATACCGTCGTTATGACCCACCAACACGGCGATCACGTCGCCCAACTCGAGGCAGTCTGCGAGGCGTTCGATCCCGACGTTTACGCCTACGCCGAGCACCCGCTGCGGACCCACGCGATCGATGACGGCGACACCGTCACGATCGGCGACGAGACGTTCGAGGTCGTCTATACGCCGGGCCACGCCGACGATCACGTCTCCTTTGTCTCCCAGACGTCGCTGTTTTCGGGCGACGTCGTCGTCCACGACGACGGCGCGTTCGACTACGGCAGCTTCGGCCGCACCGACATGGCCGGCCAGTCTCGTGAGCGACTCATCGAGAGCATCGAAGACCTCCTCGAGCGACTGCCCGACGGCGGTCGCGCGAGCGACGCGAGTGCGGCCTCGGGAGACGAGCAAAGCGAGTCTGCCGGCGTCGAACACATGTACGCGGGCCACGGCGGCGTCTTCCACGGTGACGTCCGGGACGTCGTCGAGACGGCGCTCGAGCGGGCGGAAAAGCGCGAGCCGAAGTATCCGGACGAATAG
- a CDS encoding DUF5786 family protein, with translation MGFGSYDESEQQEVDADFDDDDAVQSSENSHDGEIEFENGASSDELLDRLQEIKDNG, from the coding sequence ATGGGATTCGGGAGCTACGACGAATCCGAACAGCAGGAAGTCGACGCCGATTTTGATGATGATGACGCGGTACAATCCAGTGAAAACAGCCACGACGGAGAGATCGAGTTCGAGAACGGTGCCTCCAGCGACGAGCTACTCGATCGCCTCCAGGAGATCAAAGACAACGGCTGA
- a CDS encoding endonuclease dU, protein MKPGVRALGIAESFGHDSDRSTFAGVVVRADRVIDGIAYRECTVGGTDATDAVVGLVDELGRPDVQYVLVGAVAPAWYNLLDFETIHETANRPVIAVTFEASDGLETGLREAFSGSALEQRLERYRSLPDRRALSVNDETVYVRPLGCGIDEAATVVRRFTPEGGRPEPIRVARQAARAGDSYAHSLE, encoded by the coding sequence ATGAAGCCCGGGGTGCGGGCGCTGGGAATCGCCGAGTCGTTCGGACACGACAGTGATCGGAGCACGTTCGCCGGCGTCGTCGTCCGTGCCGACCGTGTCATAGACGGCATTGCCTATCGCGAGTGTACCGTCGGCGGCACCGACGCGACCGACGCCGTCGTCGGGCTGGTCGACGAACTCGGACGTCCCGACGTCCAGTACGTGCTGGTCGGCGCCGTCGCCCCGGCGTGGTACAACCTTCTCGATTTTGAAACGATACACGAGACAGCCAACCGCCCAGTAATCGCCGTCACGTTCGAGGCAAGCGACGGCCTCGAGACCGGCCTTCGGGAGGCGTTTTCCGGCTCCGCCCTCGAACAGCGACTCGAGCGTTATCGCTCGCTACCCGACCGGCGAGCGCTGTCGGTCAACGACGAGACCGTCTACGTCAGACCGCTCGGCTGCGGGATCGACGAGGCGGCTACTGTCGTTCGGAGGTTCACGCCCGAAGGCGGCCGTCCGGAGCCGATCCGGGTGGCTCGACAGGCCGCTCGAGCGGGCGATTCGTACGCACACTCGCTCGAGTGA
- a CDS encoding uracil-DNA glycosylase — translation MEEMDGFCVDECTRCPALVDSRNQIVNGTGPNDADMLFVGEGPGAQEDETGEPFVGRSGTVLDDGLRDVGLARADVRITNCVRCRPPENRDPTSDELEHCRGYLEHEIELLDPDVIVTLGKVPSEHLLERSVAITKEAGSLEEVRIGGTPRRVLLCVHPAATLYDRSQEETFANALERAADLANVGDSDRGQTRLDGF, via the coding sequence ATGGAAGAGATGGACGGGTTCTGTGTCGACGAGTGTACGCGGTGTCCGGCGCTCGTCGACTCCCGGAACCAAATCGTCAACGGAACCGGACCGAACGACGCCGACATGCTGTTCGTCGGCGAAGGGCCGGGCGCACAGGAAGACGAGACAGGCGAACCGTTCGTCGGACGCAGCGGCACCGTCCTCGACGACGGACTCCGTGACGTCGGCCTCGCGCGTGCGGACGTCAGAATTACGAACTGCGTACGCTGTCGCCCGCCGGAGAACCGCGATCCGACGAGCGACGAACTCGAGCACTGTCGGGGGTACCTCGAGCACGAAATCGAGTTGCTCGATCCGGACGTGATCGTTACCCTCGGAAAAGTGCCGAGCGAGCACTTACTCGAGCGTTCCGTGGCGATCACGAAGGAAGCAGGCTCGCTCGAGGAGGTCCGTATCGGCGGGACACCACGGCGCGTGTTGCTCTGTGTCCACCCGGCGGCGACGCTGTACGACCGCAGTCAGGAAGAGACGTTCGCGAACGCCCTCGAGCGGGCGGCCGACCTCGCAAACGTCGGCGATAGTGACAGGGGACAAACGCGACTCGACGGCTTCTGA
- a CDS encoding ABC transporter substrate-binding protein: MTEHSFRLSRRSYLTGVSAVSVAGVAGCLSSGTDELTVAYMPIFPDLQYFVMESEGYLSDLDAEIDSREFTDGPAIIQAYGGGEIDIAMFGVVPSMIVIDRGLPAKVTATNIKEPMAILAHEELQALWDDHGADAFDVWEDEHGEKFRFGTFPQGSVPDVLLRYWLREDVGVEPEAAVDIVEIGGANAVFQAIANDEIDGTSIMEPVPTRAESEGLPVQTFRTSSEIMPGQPAAVTLMNDEVRDSELGTEFLRQHVRATEFIDENPAATADIVEDGIGMSAEQAQAALDGPLANFVTDPREIENGTEIFSSFAHENGQIDDELALKDVFDYDVYDSL; encoded by the coding sequence ATGACTGAGCACTCGTTTCGGCTCTCGAGGCGGTCGTATCTCACGGGAGTCAGTGCTGTTAGCGTCGCGGGAGTTGCCGGTTGCTTGAGTAGTGGGACGGACGAACTCACGGTCGCGTACATGCCGATCTTTCCGGATCTCCAGTACTTCGTGATGGAATCCGAGGGCTATCTGTCGGACCTCGACGCCGAAATCGATAGCCGAGAGTTCACTGACGGCCCCGCCATCATCCAGGCGTACGGCGGCGGCGAGATCGACATCGCAATGTTCGGGGTCGTTCCGTCGATGATCGTGATCGACCGCGGCCTGCCGGCGAAGGTGACGGCGACGAACATCAAAGAGCCGATGGCCATTCTCGCACACGAGGAGCTACAGGCGCTGTGGGACGACCACGGCGCGGACGCGTTCGACGTCTGGGAGGACGAACACGGCGAGAAGTTCCGCTTCGGGACGTTCCCGCAAGGGTCGGTTCCGGACGTCCTATTGCGTTATTGGCTCCGCGAGGACGTCGGCGTCGAGCCCGAAGCGGCCGTCGACATCGTCGAGATCGGCGGTGCGAACGCGGTGTTCCAGGCGATCGCGAACGACGAGATCGACGGCACGTCCATCATGGAACCTGTTCCGACCCGCGCCGAAAGCGAGGGCCTACCGGTCCAGACGTTCCGAACGTCGAGCGAGATCATGCCCGGACAACCCGCCGCCGTCACGCTGATGAACGACGAAGTCCGCGATTCGGAGCTCGGAACGGAGTTCCTCCGCCAGCACGTCCGAGCGACGGAGTTCATCGACGAGAACCCGGCCGCAACTGCAGACATCGTCGAAGACGGAATCGGCATGTCGGCCGAGCAGGCCCAGGCCGCTCTCGACGGGCCGCTCGCGAACTTCGTGACCGATCCGCGCGAAATCGAAAACGGGACCGAGATCTTCTCGTCGTTCGCCCACGAGAACGGCCAGATCGACGACGAACTGGCGCTCAAGGACGTCTTCGATTACGACGTATACGACAGTCTCTAA
- a CDS encoding ABC transporter permease produces MATDVTQEIEHSRDDGKGTEHSKNSGQGVELPGQGADSPLVDVDPRRTLFGIGGIVGFVALWWLISLFQPEYVLPSPFVVAETFATEAASGELTAALGQSVRHWIPGTVIGTGLGVAIGIALAWSSLADDISSPVVRVLRPVPPLALVGFAIAWFGINHAGAAFIIAVGAFWINFYATYGAVEGVSEELLDVGRSLGLERDVGLIRSIVVPAASPEIMTGIRTGIGRSWMLVVAAEIFGVPGIGREILRASNNLQVDVVITYILVLSIMFLIVDTAFRATQQRLLAWR; encoded by the coding sequence ATGGCAACCGACGTGACACAAGAGATCGAGCACTCGAGAGACGACGGGAAGGGTACCGAGCACTCGAAAAACAGCGGACAGGGCGTCGAACTCCCCGGACAGGGAGCCGACAGTCCGCTCGTGGATGTCGACCCTCGTCGAACCCTGTTCGGCATCGGCGGAATCGTCGGCTTCGTCGCACTTTGGTGGCTCATCTCGCTGTTCCAGCCGGAGTACGTCCTGCCGTCGCCGTTCGTCGTCGCCGAGACGTTCGCAACGGAGGCCGCAAGCGGGGAACTGACCGCTGCGCTCGGACAGAGCGTTCGTCACTGGATCCCGGGGACCGTCATCGGAACCGGACTCGGCGTCGCCATCGGCATCGCGCTGGCGTGGAGTTCGCTCGCCGACGACATCTCGTCGCCGGTCGTTCGCGTGCTTCGGCCAGTGCCACCGCTTGCGCTCGTCGGGTTCGCAATCGCCTGGTTCGGAATCAATCACGCCGGCGCAGCGTTTATCATCGCCGTCGGCGCGTTCTGGATCAACTTCTATGCGACGTATGGCGCCGTCGAAGGGGTATCCGAGGAACTCCTCGACGTCGGCCGAAGCCTCGGACTCGAGCGTGACGTCGGCTTGATTCGATCGATCGTCGTCCCAGCAGCGTCGCCGGAGATCATGACCGGCATTCGGACAGGGATCGGTCGCTCGTGGATGCTCGTCGTCGCCGCGGAGATCTTCGGCGTCCCCGGAATCGGGCGCGAGATCCTGCGCGCGTCGAACAACCTGCAAGTCGACGTCGTGATCACGTACATCCTCGTCTTGAGCATCATGTTCCTCATCGTCGATACCGCGTTCCGCGCGACTCAACAGAGGCTGTTAGCATGGCGATAA
- a CDS encoding ABC transporter ATP-binding protein translates to MAINDTDASRVRVDGVGKRYDGSQGPVQALEDVSFEVESGEFVCLVGPSGSGKTTLFRIVAGLESPTSGTVSLNETPVTGPNANMGIVFQEYHLFPWRTVRENVAFGLEQSDVPADERAQRVERLVDLVGLEGFEDHYPKDLSGGMKQRVGLARALAIDPALLMMDEPFGAVDAQTKAMLQRELLEIWEQTGKTVLFVTHDIEEAVKLADRVIVLAKDPGRIRDIVEIDLPRPRSRADDAFGDYYEHILDLIRT, encoded by the coding sequence ATGGCGATAAACGACACCGACGCCTCCCGCGTCCGCGTCGACGGCGTCGGGAAGCGATACGACGGATCGCAGGGTCCGGTGCAGGCACTCGAGGACGTCTCGTTCGAGGTCGAGTCCGGTGAATTCGTCTGTCTCGTCGGCCCCTCCGGCTCCGGAAAGACGACGCTGTTTCGCATCGTTGCCGGCCTCGAGTCGCCGACATCGGGAACTGTCTCGCTCAACGAGACGCCTGTCACGGGCCCGAACGCCAACATGGGAATCGTGTTTCAGGAGTACCACCTGTTCCCGTGGCGAACCGTCCGGGAGAACGTCGCCTTCGGACTCGAGCAGTCGGACGTCCCGGCAGACGAGCGAGCTCAGCGTGTCGAGCGGCTCGTCGACCTCGTCGGCCTCGAGGGCTTCGAAGACCACTATCCGAAGGATCTCTCCGGCGGTATGAAACAGCGCGTCGGCCTCGCACGGGCGCTGGCGATCGACCCCGCCCTGTTGATGATGGACGAACCGTTCGGTGCCGTCGACGCACAGACGAAAGCGATGCTTCAGCGCGAACTCCTCGAGATCTGGGAGCAAACGGGGAAAACCGTCCTCTTTGTCACCCACGACATCGAGGAAGCCGTGAAACTCGCCGACCGCGTCATCGTGCTGGCGAAAGACCCGGGTCGAATCCGGGACATCGTCGAAATCGATCTGCCGCGGCCGCGGTCGCGTGCGGACGACGCGTTCGGCGACTACTACGAACACATTCTCGACCTGATTCGCACCTGA
- the hisH gene encoding imidazole glycerol phosphate synthase subunit HisH has translation MSTASSAQSLASIVVVDYGLGNLRSVTRGLERAGADVEITDDPDAFAAADGVVLPGVGAFREGVENADPIREDLLEVAADGTPLFGICLGMQMLLTTSEEGETDGDSAVQGLDLIPGTNVRFAEGQKVPHMGWNELRVERDHPLVEGVDGNYAYFVHSYYAVPDDEKATVATTDYELEFPSIVANDDGTVFGTQFHPEKSGETGLQILRNFVEICAEE, from the coding sequence ATGAGCACCGCCTCGTCTGCACAGTCGCTTGCATCTATCGTCGTCGTCGACTACGGACTGGGGAACCTTCGCAGCGTCACTCGCGGTTTAGAGCGTGCGGGTGCCGACGTCGAGATCACCGACGATCCGGACGCGTTCGCCGCCGCCGACGGCGTCGTCCTGCCCGGCGTTGGCGCGTTCCGAGAGGGCGTCGAGAACGCCGATCCGATCCGAGAGGACCTCCTCGAGGTCGCAGCCGACGGCACGCCGCTGTTTGGCATCTGTCTCGGCATGCAGATGTTGTTGACGACGAGCGAAGAGGGAGAAACCGACGGCGACTCGGCCGTACAGGGTCTCGACCTGATTCCGGGCACCAACGTACGATTCGCCGAAGGACAGAAGGTCCCACACATGGGCTGGAACGAACTTCGCGTCGAGCGTGACCACCCGCTGGTCGAAGGAGTCGACGGAAACTACGCCTACTTCGTCCACTCTTACTACGCCGTTCCCGACGACGAGAAGGCGACCGTTGCAACGACTGACTACGAACTCGAGTTCCCATCAATCGTCGCCAACGACGACGGCACCGTCTTCGGGACGCAGTTCCACCCCGAAAAGAGTGGGGAGACGGGGCTACAGATCCTGCGGAACTTCGTCGAAATCTGTGCCGAGGAATAG
- a CDS encoding Cdc6/Cdc18 family protein produces MSDATDYFGSENEIFQNKELLQVSHLPDGDRIIGREDELTNLANAIKPATRGNTPNNVLVYGKTGTGKSLCSKFITNQAIERAKNNDVSIGVAYVDCLQESTETQAVQSTGHQLNEQEETGISIPHSGLSTSEYYRRLWRIVDSRYDVALIILDEVDKIEDDDILMQLSRAVESGKLTESTVGVIGISNKVRYKDSLDERIKSSLCEREYVFSPYDANQIREILRSRSDAFHEGVLEDGVVPRVAALAAREHGDARKAIDILRFAGEIAEENDLESVTEACVDQAHEREETSRLAELISKSPSHAKLVLEAMALLTQQKEGDDVPVKTNEAYDLYKRLCDRDQSDHLKLRRVRDILSELEFLSIIEQERKWAGKGKGNYMENRLIDDPEVIIAACNESD; encoded by the coding sequence ATGTCGGACGCCACGGACTACTTCGGGAGCGAAAACGAAATTTTCCAGAACAAAGAGCTCCTGCAGGTCTCACACCTTCCCGACGGCGACCGGATCATCGGTCGCGAAGACGAACTCACGAACCTCGCGAACGCGATCAAGCCGGCGACTCGAGGCAACACCCCGAACAACGTACTCGTCTACGGGAAGACGGGGACCGGTAAGTCGCTGTGTTCGAAGTTCATCACCAACCAAGCGATCGAGCGCGCGAAGAACAACGACGTCTCGATCGGCGTCGCGTACGTCGACTGCCTACAGGAGTCGACGGAAACACAGGCCGTCCAGTCGACCGGCCACCAGCTCAACGAGCAGGAGGAGACGGGAATCTCGATCCCTCACTCGGGATTGAGCACGTCCGAATACTATCGTCGGCTGTGGCGCATCGTCGACAGCCGCTACGACGTCGCGTTAATCATCTTAGACGAGGTCGACAAGATTGAAGACGACGACATCCTGATGCAGCTCTCGCGTGCGGTCGAATCCGGGAAACTCACCGAGAGCACGGTTGGCGTTATTGGCATCTCGAACAAGGTCCGGTACAAGGACTCGTTGGATGAGCGAATCAAATCGAGCCTCTGTGAGCGCGAGTACGTCTTCTCGCCGTACGACGCGAACCAGATCCGCGAGATCTTACGCTCCCGGTCCGACGCGTTCCACGAAGGCGTCCTCGAGGACGGCGTCGTCCCGCGCGTGGCGGCGCTCGCAGCGCGTGAACACGGTGACGCCCGCAAAGCGATCGACATTCTTCGGTTTGCTGGCGAGATCGCCGAGGAGAACGACCTCGAGTCCGTCACAGAGGCCTGCGTCGATCAGGCCCACGAACGCGAGGAGACTAGCCGGCTCGCCGAACTCATCTCGAAGAGTCCGAGTCACGCGAAACTCGTCCTCGAGGCGATGGCGCTGCTCACCCAGCAAAAGGAAGGCGACGACGTCCCGGTCAAAACCAACGAGGCGTACGACCTCTACAAGCGCCTCTGCGATCGCGACCAGTCGGACCACCTCAAACTGCGACGGGTGCGGGACATCCTCTCGGAACTCGAGTTCCTCTCGATCATCGAACAGGAGCGCAAGTGGGCCGGCAAGGGGAAAGGAAACTACATGGAAAACCGGCTGATCGACGATCCAGAGGTCATCATCGCGGCCTGTAACGAGTCCGACTGA
- a CDS encoding ATP-binding protein, whose amino-acid sequence MGHWHRGTVAIGGRRAIAAFGVVYVILALWWALWQLVDGAPISNVALVSSFIGIPGVVLLYGSYRLPRTDIRSEFYATISNWCFGGIVLLLGILLLYQLEPAESISDPFRAMLVLTAFGSTAGFGVGSYDARAKTHALEVERQNRDLQQTTTQLDETVARLEATNRDVEASNERLEQFAYAASHDLQEPLRMVTSYLMLVDNRYGDQLDTDGREFIAYAVDGAERMREMIDGLLEYSRIETQGESFEPVDLEAVFADVQQDLEVQLAERDATVELESLPRVEGDSHQLRQLFQNLLSNALEYSGDEPPRIRVAAERDGSRWIVSVEDNGIGIDPADADRIFELFQRLHSRKEYPGTGLGLALCQRIVERHGGEIWVDSESGEGATFSVALPVVTDRGG is encoded by the coding sequence ATGGGCCACTGGCACCGAGGAACGGTCGCCATCGGTGGACGGCGAGCAATCGCAGCCTTCGGGGTCGTGTACGTCATCCTCGCTCTCTGGTGGGCGCTCTGGCAGCTCGTCGACGGCGCGCCGATCTCCAACGTAGCGCTCGTCTCCAGCTTTATCGGTATTCCCGGCGTGGTGCTTCTGTACGGCAGTTATCGGTTGCCACGGACCGACATCCGTTCCGAATTCTACGCGACGATCTCGAACTGGTGTTTCGGTGGGATCGTGTTGCTACTCGGTATTCTCCTCCTCTATCAACTCGAGCCCGCCGAAAGTATCAGCGATCCGTTTCGAGCCATGCTCGTCCTCACGGCGTTCGGCAGCACCGCCGGGTTCGGCGTCGGCAGCTACGATGCGAGAGCCAAAACGCATGCGCTCGAGGTTGAACGCCAAAACCGGGACCTGCAGCAAACGACGACGCAACTCGACGAGACGGTGGCACGACTGGAAGCGACAAACCGCGACGTCGAAGCCTCGAACGAGCGGTTAGAACAGTTCGCGTACGCGGCGTCTCACGATCTCCAAGAGCCGCTGCGAATGGTCACGAGCTACCTCATGCTCGTGGACAATCGGTACGGTGACCAACTCGATACGGACGGTCGAGAGTTCATCGCCTACGCCGTCGACGGGGCAGAACGCATGCGCGAGATGATCGACGGACTCCTCGAGTACTCTCGGATCGAAACGCAGGGCGAATCGTTTGAACCGGTCGACCTCGAGGCGGTGTTCGCGGATGTCCAGCAGGATCTCGAAGTACAACTCGCCGAACGCGACGCCACCGTAGAACTCGAGTCGTTACCCCGCGTCGAGGGCGACAGTCACCAGTTGCGCCAGCTGTTCCAGAATCTGTTAAGTAACGCGCTCGAATACAGCGGCGACGAGCCGCCACGGATCCGGGTCGCGGCCGAGCGCGACGGATCGAGGTGGATTGTGTCGGTCGAAGATAATGGGATCGGTATCGATCCGGCGGACGCTGATCGGATCTTCGAGCTCTTCCAGCGACTTCACAGCCGTAAAGAGTACCCCGGCACCGGGCTCGGGCTCGCGCTCTGTCAGCGGATCGTCGAGCGCCACGGCGGCGAGATCTGGGTCGACTCGGAGTCGGGCGAGGGGGCGACGTTTTCGGTCGCGCTCCCGGTGGTCACCGACCGTGGCGGATAG
- a CDS encoding tRNA (guanine(26)-N(2))-dimethyltransferase has translation MRVTEGGIELEVPGEQTEGVEESVFYNPRQELNRDLTIATLRAYRDREERAETYLDAMTASGIRGVRAATDGWDVTCCDVNEEAVDLARANLQRNDREARVEHRNVNALMHDEVFDVIDLDPYGTPMPFADAAFANCRDLVCVTATDTAPMCGAHFNSGVRSYSAVPRNTDYHTEMGVRILLSALVRSGARFDVGVEPILTHATSHYVRTYLELEHKPTAADAAIDELGYIYHCEDCLYRETDAGLIANPLETCPHCDGSRLLTAGPVWLGPIQDHGFVETVRDEVPDEFGTATKARDLCDALAAELHEPTHYDQHKLCRTWGLPANAMDDFLADLREAGYEASKAHYGGTTFKTDASVGEIRAATEDNLV, from the coding sequence ATGCGCGTCACCGAGGGCGGGATCGAACTCGAGGTCCCCGGCGAACAGACGGAGGGCGTCGAGGAGTCGGTGTTTTACAACCCGCGACAGGAGTTGAACCGGGATCTGACGATCGCGACGCTGCGGGCCTACCGCGACCGCGAGGAGCGTGCCGAGACGTATCTCGACGCGATGACGGCGAGCGGTATCCGTGGCGTTCGGGCGGCCACCGACGGCTGGGACGTGACCTGCTGTGACGTCAACGAGGAGGCGGTCGACCTCGCACGGGCGAACCTCCAGCGAAACGACCGCGAAGCACGGGTCGAACATCGGAACGTCAACGCGCTCATGCACGACGAGGTGTTCGACGTGATCGACCTTGATCCCTACGGGACGCCGATGCCGTTCGCCGACGCGGCGTTTGCGAACTGCCGGGATCTCGTCTGTGTCACCGCGACCGACACCGCGCCGATGTGTGGGGCCCACTTCAACAGCGGCGTTCGCTCGTATTCGGCGGTCCCGCGGAACACGGACTACCACACCGAGATGGGTGTCCGAATCCTCCTCTCCGCACTCGTCCGCAGCGGGGCCCGCTTCGACGTCGGCGTCGAACCAATCCTCACCCACGCAACCAGCCACTACGTCCGCACCTACCTCGAACTCGAGCACAAACCGACCGCTGCGGACGCGGCGATCGACGAACTGGGCTACATCTACCACTGCGAGGACTGTCTCTACCGCGAAACGGACGCCGGACTGATCGCTAACCCGCTCGAGACGTGTCCTCACTGCGACGGCAGCCGACTGCTCACCGCCGGCCCGGTCTGGCTCGGCCCGATTCAGGACCACGGGTTCGTCGAGACAGTCCGCGACGAAGTGCCGGACGAGTTCGGGACTGCGACGAAAGCGCGGGACCTCTGCGATGCGCTCGCGGCCGAACTCCACGAACCGACCCACTACGACCAGCACAAACTCTGTCGCACGTGGGGGCTGCCTGCCAACGCGATGGACGACTTCCTCGCGGATCTCCGAGAAGCGGGCTACGAGGCCTCGAAAGCTCACTACGGCGGGACGACGTTCAAGACGGACGCCAGCGTCGGAGAGATCCGCGCGGCGACCGAAGACAATCTCGTCTAA
- a CDS encoding YihY/virulence factor BrkB family protein: MIDRRQGLEVSRAVVSLARDEQLTLLAAGVAFYGFISLVPLALLGLGITASIGGEQLATRLSSAASDVLTPSARELLAETVLDETGRQSATVFGALGVLWGSSRVLRGLDRAFSQVYGTAGSKSLFDTIWDATIVFLVIGFGLTLVGVLEVLIRFVPFIRIIGPIFVVLGLAVTFLPLYVIFPDSDVDIREALPGTVVAAVGWFVLSRTFSLYAAFASDYAVYGALGAVFLVLAWLYLGAIILVFGAVLNSVLATRDMDRQLQSPGARQVPTEAMTDDATGADEGATEDHAATGANAGPSARASARTRDRADDPEALREEIERLRDRVDSFEDNVERRTVRKESLQSELKRYVRRRVRRGHARDWGPYLVLLYGTAMSIAAFYFLSGGWAILAMFVVWTSTLGVYALMVLFEFGISLLDVPGRVRDLIGERRS, encoded by the coding sequence GTGATCGACCGCAGACAGGGGCTCGAAGTCAGCCGTGCCGTCGTCTCTCTCGCGCGTGACGAACAGTTGACGCTGTTGGCGGCCGGCGTCGCGTTCTACGGGTTCATTTCGCTCGTCCCACTGGCGTTGCTCGGGTTAGGGATCACCGCCTCGATCGGCGGCGAACAGCTCGCCACGCGGCTCTCGAGTGCAGCCAGCGACGTGCTCACGCCGTCGGCCCGGGAGTTACTCGCCGAGACAGTCTTAGACGAGACCGGAAGACAGAGTGCGACCGTATTCGGGGCGCTCGGCGTCCTCTGGGGCTCGAGCCGGGTGCTTCGCGGTCTCGACCGGGCGTTCTCGCAGGTGTATGGAACCGCGGGCTCGAAGTCGCTGTTCGATACCATCTGGGACGCGACGATCGTCTTTCTGGTGATCGGGTTCGGGTTAACCCTCGTCGGCGTCCTCGAGGTGTTGATACGGTTCGTTCCGTTCATCAGAATTATCGGCCCGATCTTCGTCGTGCTCGGACTAGCCGTGACGTTTCTGCCGCTGTACGTCATTTTCCCGGACTCCGATGTCGATATCCGCGAGGCCCTGCCGGGGACGGTCGTGGCTGCCGTCGGCTGGTTCGTGTTGAGTCGCACGTTCTCGCTGTACGCGGCGTTTGCGAGCGATTACGCCGTCTACGGTGCACTCGGAGCCGTCTTTCTGGTGCTCGCGTGGCTCTACCTCGGTGCGATTATCCTCGTCTTCGGGGCCGTGCTCAATTCAGTCCTCGCCACCCGTGATATGGATCGGCAGCTACAAAGTCCCGGCGCTCGACAGGTTCCAACAGAAGCGATGACCGACGACGCCACGGGTGCCGACGAGGGGGCGACGGAGGACCACGCAGCGACGGGTGCGAACGCGGGGCCGAGTGCCCGCGCGAGCGCCCGGACACGGGACCGTGCTGACGATCCCGAAGCGCTCCGTGAGGAGATCGAACGGTTGCGCGATCGCGTCGACTCGTTCGAAGACAACGTCGAGCGACGAACCGTCAGGAAGGAATCGCTCCAGAGCGAACTCAAACGCTACGTCCGTCGCCGGGTCAGACGCGGCCACGCCCGCGACTGGGGCCCGTATCTCGTCTTGTTGTACGGGACGGCGATGTCCATCGCAGCGTTTTATTTCCTCTCGGGCGGCTGGGCGATTCTCGCAATGTTCGTCGTCTGGACGTCGACGCTCGGCGTTTACGCGCTGATGGTGTTGTTCGAGTTCGGGATCTCCCTGCTCGATGTTCCCGGCCGCGTCCGCGATCTCATCGGCGAGCGCCGCTCCTGA